The Cucumis melo cultivar AY chromosome 6, USDA_Cmelo_AY_1.0, whole genome shotgun sequence genome includes a region encoding these proteins:
- the LOC103496152 gene encoding uncharacterized protein LOC103496152 — MALRVHPVIKGAVMMFSAYGDFNAFPRRLREGCQRTGVKLIDVPNGRKDAADKAILVDMFLFALDNPPPSSIMLISGDVDFAPALHILGQRGYNVILVIPSGVGVSSALCNAGKYVWDWPTVARGEGFALAPKVLTSRGGAPEISGYLKGCHINDDPDGQNEEEAIVYRGVSQSYFNVRDFSVVSHSLSEYNSNLAVPSVTSTLRSQSLPCGLNEVPTGVVPCGDQNESTWCPQTGDLHVLKGQMVKLLELSGGCLPITKVRAEYQRVFGRPLYTSEPGVKLVNLFKKMGDVLVVEGKGNKKSVYIRNSRSCPSAPPLILSRKENKKGKGTLEETAEVAPGMGSSDEYSEEERVVHEEHDEKKGAGKTNETPADQCKNNEERCIELFKHELQEILVSYSCRIFLGCFEAIYLQRYKKSLNFQSLGVRGLEELFDKVNDVVVLHEDPASKRKFLAAIGG; from the coding sequence ATGGCTTTGCGTGTGCACCCTGTAATAAAAGGAGCAGTTATGATGTTTTCTGCGTATGGGGATTTCAATGCCTTTCCTAGACGACTGAGAGAAGGCTGTCAAAGAACTGGGGTCAAACTAATTGACGTGCCAAATGGTCGGAAGGATGCTGCCGACAAGGCTATACTAGTTGATATGTTTCTCTTTGCCCTAGATAACCCTCCCCCATCATCCATAATGCTCATATCTGGAGATGTCGATTTTGCTCCAGCACTTCACATTTTAGGTCAACGTGGTTATAATGTGATACTTGTCATCCCTTCTGGTGTGGGTGTTTCATCTGCCCTCTGCAATGCGGGGAAGTACGTTTGGGACTGGCCCACTGTGGCTCGTGGTGAAGGCTTTGCTCTTGCCCCCAAAGTGTTGACTTCCCGTGGAGGAGCACCTGAAATTTCTGGATATCTCAAGGGATGCCATATTAATGATGACCCGGATGGCCAAAATGAAGAGGAAGCTATTGTTTATAGAGGGGTGTCCCAAAGCTATTTCAACGTGAGGGATTTTTCAGTTGTATCTCATTCTCTATCCGAATACAATAGTAATTTGGCTGTTCCTAGCGTAACTTCAACTTTGAGGTCGCAGAGTCTCCCATGTGgtttgaacgaggttccaacaGGTGTTGTTCCGTGTGGAGACCAAAATGAGTCCACTTGGTGCCCACAGACAGGAGACCTCCATGTTCTCAAGGGACAAATGGTTAAGTTGCTAGAACTTTCTGGAGGATGCTTACCCATTACAAAGGTTCGTGCTGAGTACCAGAGAGTTTTTGGCAGGCCACTCTACACATCCGAACCCGGTGTCAAGCTTGTGAATCTTTTTAAGAAGATGGGAGATGTCCTCGTTGTAGAAGGCAAAGGCAACAAGAAATCTGTCTACATTCGTAACTCAAGATCATGCCCGAGTGCCCCACCTTTGATATTAtcaaggaaagaaaataaaaaaggtaaAGGTACATTGGAGGAAACTGCTGAAGTTGCTCCAGGCATGGGCTCATCAGACGAATACTCGGAAGAAGAAAGGGTAGTTCATGAAGAACACGATGAGAAGAAAGGTGCAGGAAAAACCAACGAGACACCAGCAGATCAATGCAAAAACAACGAAGAACGCTGCATCGAGCTGTTCAAACACGAGTTACAGGAGATTCTTGTTAGCTATTCATGTAGAATCTTCTTAGGATGTTTCGAGGCAATATACTTACAGCGATACAAGAAAAGCTTAAACTTCCAGAGCCTCGGTGTTCGAGGATTGGAGGAGTTGTTTGACAAAGTAAACGACGTCGTGGTCTTGCATGAAGATCCAGCAAGCAAGCGAAAGTTCCTGGCTGCAATTGGTGGCTAA
- the LOC103496153 gene encoding ferredoxin--nitrite reductase, chloroplastic produces MSSSFSASFLSPPVASGRRAWRRVGVAPLSTAPAEVAVEESRLECRVEERDGYWVVKEKFREGLNPQEKAKIEKEPMKLFMENGIEELSKLSMEEIDASKLTKDDVDVRLKWLGLFHRRKHQYGRFMMRLKLPNGVTTSQQTRYLASVIRKYGKDGCADVTTRQNWQIRGVVLADVPEILKGLAGVGLTSLQSGMDNVRNPVGNPLAGIDPEEIIDTRPYNNLLSQFITGNSLGNPAFTNLPRKWNVCVIGSHDLYEHPHINDLAYMPATKNGRMGFNVLVGGFFSAKRCAEAVPLDAWVPEEDIAPLCGAILEAFRDLGTRGNRQKCRMMWLIDELGIEGFRAEVVKRMPRQELERASSEDLVKKQWERRDYFGVHPQKQEGLSFVGIHIPVGRVQADDMDELARLADEYGTGELRLTVEQNIIIPNIQNSKLEALLKEPLLEKFSPEPPILMKGLVACTGNQFCGQAIIETKARALKVTEEVQRRVTVTQPVRMHWTGCPNTCGQVQVADIGFMGCMARDENKKPVEGVDVFLGGRIGSDSHLGDVYKKAVPCKDLVPLVVDILVQHFGAVPREREEEEED; encoded by the exons ATGTCATCCTCTTTTTCAGCTTCATTTCTGTCTCCTCCGGTAGCTTCCGGACGCCGTGCGTGGCGGAGGGTGGGGGTGGCGCCGTTGTCAACAGCTCCCGCGGAGGTGGCGGTGGAAGAATCAAGGTTAGAGTGTAGAGTGGAAGAGAGAGATGGATATTGGGTGGTGAAGGAGAAGTTTAGAGAAGGTTTAAATCCCCAAGAGAAAGCGAAAATAGAGAAAGAGCCGATGAAGCTTTTCATGGAGAATGGTATTGAAGAGCTTTCAAAGTTGTCAATGGAGGAAATTGATGCTTCTAAACTTACTAAGGATGATGTTGATGTTAGACTCAAATGGCTTGGCCTTTTCCATAGAAGAAAACATCAAT atgGAAGATTCATGATGAGATTAAAGCTGCCAAATGGGGTGACAACAAGCCAACAAACAAGATACTTAGCCAGTGTAATTCGGAAGTACGGCAAAGACGGCTGCGCCGACGTTACCACACGCCAGAACTGGCAGATCCGCGGCGTGGTTCTCGCCGACGTCCCCGAAATTCTCAAGGGACTCGCCGGAGTTGGACTCACCAGTCTACAGAGTGGAATGGACAACGTAAGAAATCCCGTTGGAAATCCCCTCGCCGGCATAGATCCTGAGGAGATCATCGACACAAGGCCTTACAACAATTTGCTTTCCCAATTCATCACGGGCAATTCCCTTGGAAATCCTGCTTTCACCAATTT GCCAAGAAAGTGGAATGTGTGTGTGATAGGATCACACGATCTATACGAACACCCTCACATTAACGACCTTGCGTACATGCCCGCTACAAAAAACGGGCGAATGGGGTTCAATGTGCTGGTGGGTGGTTTCTTCAGCGCCAAGCGATGCGCTGAGGCTGTGCCGCTCGACGCCTGGGTGCCTGAAGAGGACATTGCCCCTCTCTGCGGAGCCATCTTGGAGGCCTTCAGGGACCTCGGCACCAGAGGCAACCGCCAGAAATGTAGAATGATGTGGCTCATCGATGAACTG GGCATAGAAGGATTTAGAGCTGAAGTAGTAAAAAGAATGCCAAGACAAGAGTTGGAGAGAGCATCATCCGAGGATTTGGTAAAGAAGCAATGGGAAAGAAGGGACTATTTCGGAGTCCATCCACAAAAACAAGAAGGTTTAAGCTTTGTAGGAATTCACATTCCTGTTGGTCGAGTTCAAGCCGATGATATGGACGAGTTGGCTCGACTAGCTGATGAATATGGCACAGGGGAGCTCAGGTTGACAGTAGAACAAAACATAATCATCCCCAACATTCAAAACTCAAAGTTAGAAGCCTTACTCAAAGAGCCTCTATTAGAAAAATTTTCACCAGAACCACCAATTCTCATGAAAGGATTGGTAGCTTGCACTGGCAATCAATTCTGTGGACAAGCCATTATAGAGACCAAGGCTAGGGCCTTGAAGGTGACCGAGGAGGTGCAGCGGCGAGTCACAGTGACCCAACCAGTGAGGATGCATTGGACCGGTTGCCCTAATACATGTGGCCAGGTTCAGGTTGCTGATATTGGCTTCATGGGATGCATGGCTAGGGATGAGAACAAGAAGCCTGTTGAAGGGGTTGATGTTTTCTTGGGTGGGAGAATTGGGAGTGACTCACATTTGGGAGATGTTTACAAAAAGGCCGTCCCTTGCAAGGATTTAGTGCCCTTGGTTGTGGACATTCTTGTACAACATTTTGGGGCTGTCCCAAGGGAAagggaggaggaagaagaggattAA